Within the Flavobacterium sp. 9R genome, the region GGTAATCATGTATAACACAAATAAAGGTAATGCAGCTTCTGTAGCATCCATATCATATACAGAACTTAGGTAAGCCGGTGTCCAAAATAAGAAGAACCACCAAACCCCATCGGTCATGAATTTACCAAACGCAAAAGCCCAAGTTTGTTTGTATTTGAAACATTCTGTCAAGGAAACTTTTGTGCTTGTTTCAGGAATGTAGCCTACAATTTTACTGTCGGCAATATCGTCTTGTTGAATGTATTCAAGTTCAGCCGCACTAACTTTTGGGTGTTTTTCGGGCTTATCATACATAAAAACCCAAAATCCCATCCAAACAAATCCTAATGCTCCAATGATGATAAAGGCCATTTCCCATCCAAAGGATTTGGCGATAAACGGAATGGTAATTGGTGCTGCCAATGCACCAACAGTGGCTCCTGAGTTGAATATACTAGTAGAAAAGGCTCTGTCTTTTTTAGGGAAATATTCAGCGGTTGTTTTAATGGCTGCAGGAAAGTTTCCAGCTTCGCCTATGGCCAAAATCAATCGAGCAAAAATGAATAAATAGACACTTACATTGATTACCATTGCGGTGTCATTTACTGTTTTGATCGCTTCTTTTGCTCCTTCAAAACCTACCAACCAGTTCCCTGTAATTATTCCAGAAGTAGCTATTCCACAAAAAGCATGTATACAAGCTCCAAATGACCATATTCCAATGGCCCATAAAAAGCCTTTTTTGGTATCTAACCAATCCACAAATCTTCCTGCAAAAAGTAAGGAAGTTGCATAAAATATAGAGAATAAAGCAGTGATGTTGCCGTAATCGTTATTCGTCCAATGAAATTCTGGAGCAATAAAGTCATTCCAAGTCAACGAAAGTACTTGTCGGTCTAAATAATTGATGGTGGTTGCGAAAAATAGTAAACTGCAAATTTTCCAACGGTAGTTTCCTAGTTTAGTGTTGCTCATATTTTTATTGCCTATTGGATTATAATAATTAATGTAATCGATTACACAAAAATAGATTATATTTTTATAAATACAATTTTTTGGTTACTTTTTTTTTGATGCAATAAAACTTTTGATTAATTTTTAAGTAATATGTAATAAAATGCTTTTTTAAAAGGTAAATGATGCATTTTTGTAAGTGGCTTTGATATTTCGATGCATACTTTTTAAAAAGAAAAAAAATCGAACTATTCTTCGAAGCAAGGAATAAGGGGTAAAGTAAGCTGCTAGTGTAATAAGTACTCTATGTTGTAATAGCAAAATAGCAATTGTAAATGCTTTTTGTTACACTTATAGGGCGATGTAGAAAGGGTAAAGGAAGTTTCAACTTTTAGTCACTTCAATTATTTATAATAATCATTCAAGTTAAAATCTTTGTTGTGTTTTAACTTATGGATGATTTTAAGGAAAACAATAGCAGTAATATACGCATCGCCCATTGCAGTATGCCTGTCTTTTTTTGAAATATCAAATTTATCAGCCAATTCATCAAGGCTGTAGTTGTCCTTTTTCTCTAATAAGTTTGATTTTAGCAAGGTTTCTTTATACAATGTTGCTGTATCTAAACTTTTATTTTTTAGTCGGGGAAGCCCATTTCTTTCTAGCGCTTTGTTGATCATTCCAATGTCAAAATAGGCATGATGGGCTACAATAATGGCATCACCAAGATATTCCAAGAATTGTTGTAAGGCTTCTAATTCAGTGGGACGCTCCAAAATCCATTGTTTTAATATTCCGTGAATTTTAGCACTATTTTGATCGTAATGATCTTGTTCTATGAATACTTCAAAGCTATCTTTCAGCGAAATCGTATTGTTTTGTAACGAAACGGCGCCAATACATAAAATGCAATCTTGTAAATAATCAAATCCTGTAGTTTCGGTATCAAGAACTACAATTCGTGTGGCTTCAATTGCAGATATAGTCCATTTTTTTTCGGTTGGAGTACTTGTACTGAAACGCTTTGATTTAATAAAAGGCACTATTTTTTTAAGAAAATCTTTCATTATAATATGTTTGAGGCATTAAATCGAACGGTAATCAGTTCTTGCAAATCTTTAATGGTTTTAAACGTATTTTTGAGTTTTATTTTTTCGAGTTTGGTTAGGGAATCCAAAGCAATATATTGTCCTGAATCATTATGCAAAAGACCTTGTTTGGTTCTAAATTTCAGTAAGGCTTTATAGGAATAAGCACAAGACAAATACAGTTCTCGATTGTTAGGTTCTAACTCAGCTAATTTTTCAAAGCGTTCTGCGGTATTGCTGATTGATTTTACAGAGTGGTATAAAATTAATAGTCGTGCGGCATCGGCAAGTGGCATTAAGGCTCTGTTTTTGATGTTGAAGGTATCTTTGTTCGCTCCGTCTTGTTCTACTAAAAATTGTCTAAAGAAACCAGTAGGTGAGGGACTTTGCAAAGCACCACTAACTAAGTGCAGATAAAATACTGGATTGGCTTTTATCGTTTCAAAAATATAGTCAGATAATTCATTTACAATTTTACTATCACCATAAGTCAACGAATAATCAAAGAAGATAAAGGATAATAAGACTTCATTTTTGCCAGTATTGGTTATCCAGTGCAGTACTTTCTTTTTCCATTCGGATACACTCAAACACCAATTAGGATTAGAAGCCATCATTTCTGCGGGACAATAATCGTATCCAATTTCAAACAATCCTTTATTGACATGAGTGGCCAATGCTAAGAAATATTTTTTAGTTTCTGAGGCTTTCTCTTCAGGGACATCTTCATAGACCAAAGCATTGTCTTGATCGGTGTGCAACAATTGCTCACTTCTGCCTTGACTTCCCAACGCCAGCCAAGAAAAAGCAACTGGAGGAGAAGTTTTCATTTTTTTTAGCGAAAGTTTGATGACTTGCTGTATGCATACGTCATTCAATTCGGTGATGATTTTTGTAGTAAGCGTCATAGGGATATTTTGGTCAATATATCCTTGTAACAAACGCATTATGTTTTGCCTAATTGGCTTTATTTCTTTGCTTTTTTTACATCTTTTGATGGCTTTGATGAGTACGGCTGGATTGTTGCCAATGGCTACCATTACATCGTGTTTGGAGAGAATACCAACTGCTTTGGTATTAGGAGTTCCGTCTTTAGTCAAACACAAATAGCTAATGTTGCTTTTTATCATAGCCATTTGCGCTTGCGTGATTGTCATTTTTTTGGGATACGTAATCACAGGGCTATTCATTATTGAGGCCGCTTGAGCTGTAATAGGAAAGGCTCCCGTCACGATTTTATTTCTTAAATCTTTGTCGGTTACAATACCAATGGGGAGTTCGTTTTCAATAACCAAAATAGCGCCCACATTTTTTTTGGTCATCATCTCGGCAATGTTATTGGCAGGTGTTGATGGCGTACAAGTAATTATTTTTTTGGAGTATTTGACAGGTTGAAAATCCAAAAGCTTTTGGCTACCGCCCAAAATTTCTTCATTGACTACTTCGCCATAAAGCTTGCCGCGATGGCTTTCAGAATAAGGATTTTCGGTATTTGAGGCAAAACTTTCAATTAAAAAATTTGCTACATCCTTGTTTTTTAAGGCATAAGGTTTGAACAAGTCACTCGGAATAGCATAGAGGATGCTTTCTTCGTGAGCACGAGCTTCCATTTTGTAATTTTCGTGTGTAATGAGTGGTCTTAAACCAATAAGGTCACCTTCATCTGAAATATTGATGATTTCGTTTTTGCTTCCTTTTCTTAAGGCAACAGCGCCTTTATGGATTACATAAAATGAATCGTGTGCGGCTTCATTTTCTTCAAAAACAATGCTGTCTTTTTCTTTATAAATAATAGAAACTTCTTCAGATAAGGTGTTGATTTCTCTTAAGTTTAAAAAACTGAAAGGTGGATAATTTTTTAAAAAATCCGCAACTCTCTGTGAAATGGTATTTTTCATTATAGCAATTTTTCTTGTTTTGAAATGTACTAAAAAGGGAGATAGACGCATAAAAAAAGCTTCCAGTTTTGGAAGCTTATTTTTGGTGTTATTTCTTTTTGGTTTTCATATTCAATATTTCGACGAACAGAGAAAATGAAATGGCAAAGTACAAATAGCCTTTAGGTACTGGCGTGACGTGACTTCCAAAGATTAATGCATTGGATAAATGCGCACTTTCTGTTAATAACATGAAGCCAATCAAAATCAAAAAGGATAAACCTAAGATTTGAATAGAAGGGTGTTTGTTTACAAAATTACCTACCGGAACAGCAAATTGCATCATAATGAAAACTGAGACAATTACAGCAGTAATCATAATGTAAATTGCACCAGGAACGCCATTGGTCATCCCAACTGCAGTAAGAATACTGTCGAAAGAAAAAACCAAATCAATCATAATGATTTGTAGAATGACACTTTGGAAAGATTTGGTTGCTGCTCTGCCGAGTTCTTTTTCTTCATGTCCCCTTTCATCTACTTTTTCACGGATTTCGTTGGTGCTTTTGTAAATAAGGAACAATCCTCCCAACAATAAAATAATGCTTTGACCAGTAATGCCCGCTTGTAGCCATCCCCAGTCGATGGTGAACCATGGTTTTTTCATCTGAATCAACAAATTGATTCCGAATAGTAAAGCGATTCGCATGAACATAGCCAAAAACATTCCAATTTTGGTGGCTTTTTTACGTTTTTCTTCAGGTAATTTTCCTGTGGCAATCGAAATAAAAATAATATTGTCTATCCCTAAAACAATTTCTAGAAAAGTTAGGGTCAATAAGGCAATCCAAGCATCAGGATTCAGAAATACTTCCATTTAGGTTTTGTTAAAAGTTAATATTTATGTTTTTGGATAATGAACTAAAGTTTAATTACTGTGCCAGTTTGTTTGGCATCTGAACCTACCATTCCGAATTCAAAGGTATAAGAATTAGCTGTTGTAGTCAGGATTTTCATTTGTATGGCTTTTTCTTCCGCCATATTTTTTGGATGCTTTTTTTGGATTACATATTCGCAATCGTTGACCCAACGAATGGTGGCTGTATCTGTTTTGCCTTCAAAAGTCTCAATTTCGATGCTGTCATTGCGTTCAAAGACAGTTGTTTTTTTGACACCATTTACTTCGTATTCAAATTTGAATTTTCCGGTTTTAAAATCGGAGCATTTTCGTTCTACATTATAGCAGGAAATCAAAAGTAGTAGAGGCAAGAGGTAGTATATTTTTTTCATTTTTAGTTCTGTTTTTATTCAATTTTAATATCGTATTTATCCAAAAGGCCTACGATTCCTTGTGTAGTAAATTTGGCTTTTTTCATCGGATTGAATTCGGGGTCGATGCTGTAATTGTATGCGGTTCTAAAATCGGCTCCTGCCAATTGGGTATCATTAAAAATCGCACGGTCAAGATTGCAATTATCAAACACACTATTGTTCAGTTGTGTCCCAATGAAAGTTACTTCTTTGAGCGAACACCCTGAAAATTGGGTTTTCGGCATTTTTTTATTGGCAAAAGACGCGTAATCCAACACGCTATCTTGGAAACCCACATCGAATAAAAAATCGTCACATCCTTGAAATTGAATGCCCAAGAGTTTACAGTTTTTGAAACGAACGGTTTTTAAACTACTGGCTGCAAGTTGCACCATAGATAAATTGCAATCTATAAACTCGCAATCCATAAAGGTGTTGTTGCATAAATCACTATTGGAAAAATCACAGTTTTTAAACACGCAATCTTCAAACTCGCGATGGTTTATTTTTTGATCAACAGCGATGACTTTGTCAAAGGTTTTTTGAACGTTAATTAGGTTTTCCATTAGTCGTTGAATAAAGCTTTCATAATCCATCTAAGGCCTGTAAAGATTAAGTACATCGAAGCCAAACAAGCTATGATTCCTATGCCAAGCACCAAATAATGCCAATTCGTATGTTGGTTCATAAAGGCGTTATAAATGATAGACGGGCCAAGGAAGAGTAAGGGCAAAGCTCCTGATAAAT harbors:
- a CDS encoding DUF294 nucleotidyltransferase-like domain-containing protein, producing MKNTISQRVADFLKNYPPFSFLNLREINTLSEEVSIIYKEKDSIVFEENEAAHDSFYVIHKGAVALRKGSKNEIINISDEGDLIGLRPLITHENYKMEARAHEESILYAIPSDLFKPYALKNKDVANFLIESFASNTENPYSESHRGKLYGEVVNEEILGGSQKLLDFQPVKYSKKIITCTPSTPANNIAEMMTKKNVGAILVIENELPIGIVTDKDLRNKIVTGAFPITAQAASIMNSPVITYPKKMTITQAQMAMIKSNISYLCLTKDGTPNTKAVGILSKHDVMVAIGNNPAVLIKAIKRCKKSKEIKPIRQNIMRLLQGYIDQNIPMTLTTKIITELNDVCIQQVIKLSLKKMKTSPPVAFSWLALGSQGRSEQLLHTDQDNALVYEDVPEEKASETKKYFLALATHVNKGLFEIGYDYCPAEMMASNPNWCLSVSEWKKKVLHWITNTGKNEVLLSFIFFDYSLTYGDSKIVNELSDYIFETIKANPVFYLHLVSGALQSPSPTGFFRQFLVEQDGANKDTFNIKNRALMPLADAARLLILYHSVKSISNTAERFEKLAELEPNNRELYLSCAYSYKALLKFRTKQGLLHNDSGQYIALDSLTKLEKIKLKNTFKTIKDLQELITVRFNASNIL
- a CDS encoding TerC family protein, with protein sequence MEVFLNPDAWIALLTLTFLEIVLGIDNIIFISIATGKLPEEKRKKATKIGMFLAMFMRIALLFGINLLIQMKKPWFTIDWGWLQAGITGQSIILLLGGLFLIYKSTNEIREKVDERGHEEKELGRAATKSFQSVILQIIMIDLVFSFDSILTAVGMTNGVPGAIYIMITAVIVSVFIMMQFAVPVGNFVNKHPSIQILGLSFLILIGFMLLTESAHLSNALIFGSHVTPVPKGYLYFAISFSLFVEILNMKTKKK
- a CDS encoding DUF6095 family protein is translated as MATNKDYLSKGIKYLSGALPLLFLGPSIIYNAFMNQHTNWHYLVLGIGIIACLASMYLIFTGLRWIMKALFND
- a CDS encoding DNA topoisomerase IV, whose translation is MKKIYYLLPLLLLISCYNVERKCSDFKTGKFKFEYEVNGVKKTTVFERNDSIEIETFEGKTDTATIRWVNDCEYVIQKKHPKNMAEEKAIQMKILTTTANSYTFEFGMVGSDAKQTGTVIKL
- a CDS encoding PolC-type DNA polymerase III, producing MKDFLKKIVPFIKSKRFSTSTPTEKKWTISAIEATRIVVLDTETTGFDYLQDCILCIGAVSLQNNTISLKDSFEVFIEQDHYDQNSAKIHGILKQWILERPTELEALQQFLEYLGDAIIVAHHAYFDIGMINKALERNGLPRLKNKSLDTATLYKETLLKSNLLEKKDNYSLDELADKFDISKKDRHTAMGDAYITAIVFLKIIHKLKHNKDFNLNDYYK
- a CDS encoding MFS transporter, translated to MSNTKLGNYRWKICSLLFFATTINYLDRQVLSLTWNDFIAPEFHWTNNDYGNITALFSIFYATSLLFAGRFVDWLDTKKGFLWAIGIWSFGACIHAFCGIATSGIITGNWLVGFEGAKEAIKTVNDTAMVINVSVYLFIFARLILAIGEAGNFPAAIKTTAEYFPKKDRAFSTSIFNSGATVGALAAPITIPFIAKSFGWEMAFIIIGALGFVWMGFWVFMYDKPEKHPKVSAAELEYIQQDDIADSKIVGYIPETSTKVSLTECFKYKQTWAFAFGKFMTDGVWWFFLFWTPAYLSSVYDMDATEAALPLFVLYMITLLSIIGGWLPTFFVEKKGMNPYEGRMRAMLIFAFFPLLALVAQPLGYISYWIPVIIIGIAGAAHQSWSANIFTTVGDMFPKKAIATITGIGGLAGGLGSTLINKGSGMLFDFSKDTNMVFMGFKGIEAGYFIIFSICAVAYLIGWSVMKTLVPKYRPITDL
- a CDS encoding pentapeptide repeat-containing protein; this encodes MENLINVQKTFDKVIAVDQKINHREFEDCVFKNCDFSNSDLCNNTFMDCEFIDCNLSMVQLAASSLKTVRFKNCKLLGIQFQGCDDFLFDVGFQDSVLDYASFANKKMPKTQFSGCSLKEVTFIGTQLNNSVFDNCNLDRAIFNDTQLAGADFRTAYNYSIDPEFNPMKKAKFTTQGIVGLLDKYDIKIE